The genomic window CTAAGGCCGAGAAGGTTGCTGAAGAGAAGCTTGGATCTCAATTGGATGTTCTTGCACCCGTCAAGTACTGAATTCAATCAGTTTATCgtatttgaatgtttttgcAAGTTTTGCTCAGACATTATACTATTATATTACGAGGTTTTGTTGTATGCGATTTTGACTTAGTTTATTTCTTGAATTCGACTTTACTTAGTTTATTTCTTGAATTCGTCTTTTGTCATGCGCCTCCTCCAAAACGTTTcgtgatttatttttcctctgCATATATCATCCTCTGTAATCTGTATCATGCCGAAGTCTTAGAATCTCGTAGATTTTCCTTTTGGCAAATACTTAAAGAGCTATGTCACATTGAAGTTTGGATGTGATAAATTTGTTTCGTGGGCCatggaaaaaaaggaaaaagtaaaCGTCAACAGCAGGGTTCGAACCTGCGCGGGCGAAGCCCAACAGATTTCAAGTCTGTCTCCTTAACCACTCGGACATATTGACTGTTTGTTTAATGAACTGAGATATTACTAAATATACTTATAAACTTTGTACCATTCATGGATTCACATTCAAAACTATAagtactttttgttttgtgccaaacaaaaagaatcaattttaatttgcACACTCAAATATTAAGTGAGTAGTGGCAAAGTGTTAAAAATTAGTATGATGAGCAGAGAGAAGCACCCAAAATGTGTCAAGCCAAATAAGGTTTCAAAATCAGGTATTGCATGATCACCATGGTCCATGGCTCTAATCATCCGAAATAATCCTCTAAGAAGTTCTGTTCCTCACAAATATGCAACCCACGATATATTGTTCTTATTTCTTGGATATATGTTCATAAATTCTCTATCACTTCTCTACTTTTCTTGCCCAACCATATGTACAAGTGTTGCGACCATCTCCACAAACCTAATTAAAACTGGTCCTTCTGTTATAAAAAGTTGAATTACATTTTGatcatcaaaattaaaatattgaaatagaATTTTCAACTTTCCTCGAAAAGATCATAGAGTAATCCTTAATTTAGATAATTCTTTTTCACCTTAAGACTCGTTCTTCCTTACTCTTTCTAACCATTCCAAAACACTTTTACccacaaaattttctttcaatttaagaaggtaaatgaaaaaagaaagcaaaagtttAAATGATTAAAAGGTTAAAACACAATCCCAAATTTTCTACcacttttttctcatttttctgaATTCTTTCATTAAGCAAATCCAATGTTTTCGACTCTCTAAATTCAATGCACGAGGTAACATTTCGATGCATGGAGTTAAATGTCAGCGTTAAAGAGCCGTAGTAACTCGTTAGCCGGACTAAGTCTAGACGCTGTGCTTGGCGGCGAGATCCTTATAGAACCGCCATCTCTACCGTCGCCACCACCTTTACCATCAAAATCTCTTGTACCGCACCGTCCAACAAGCCAAACCCTTTTTGATATCATACGTGAGGAATACGCCAAAGAAGGGCACAAAGATCGGACCACGTGGCAGATTTTCCGTGAGAAACTCCGTCTTAAACGAACCGGTTCTGCTTGGACCTCGTCTCTTCATATCCCTGCTTCGGATATCCTTATCCCTAATCCCAAACACATTGGAACAGCGTTCCGGTCTCACTCCGCCGGTTTAAACATCCGAGATCTGGTTCACGCTATACCGATGTCAGATCCACCTGGTTCTTCAGGACGCGCTATGTTCACGCGCGGATCTTCAATGCGGGTCGGGTCGAGTAAAAACCCGGACGATTCGCCTGACATCAGCGTTCTTGAAGATGGGCCACCGTCTAGGAGTTTTAAGCCGCAGTTATCACGGCACGATTCCGTTAGAGATCACAGCGAAGGCGAAGAAAACAACAGACGACGTCATCCGATCGTCACGTTCGTGGAAGAGAGACAAATGTCGGCGAGAGAAGCGGTTGCTGCTCAAGAAGCGGCGGAAGCTGAAGCGGCGGCGGCTGGAGGAAGCGAAGATGAAGACGACGATGACGAAGAGGATGATTcaggagaaacagaggagatgaAATCATCTTCAGCTTCTGAGCCGAAACAGACGATGTCTCTGATGGATCTGTTGGAAGAAACAGATCGACAAATGGGATTAACAGGATCGAGATACGCCatggatgaagatgaagagtacgaagaagacgaagaagatgagaacaacgaggaagaaggagatagtcatggaggaggagaaggagagctTAGTTGCTGCGTTTGCATGGTGAAAATAAAAGGCGCTTCTTTTACACCTTGTGGTCACACGTTTTGTAAGCTCTGTTCTAAAGAGCTTATGGCTCAGAAAGGTCACTGTCCTGTTTGCAGCAGCTTCGTTCTCGAGTTCCTTGAGatcttttagaaacaaattttgatactttttgtttatttttggagaaattttgaaacttttatttttcttgggAGAAACTGTTACATGATCAAAGTCCCAAAAATTTTATTAGACCATCTCTGTTTGATCTTAGCAATGGTTAACAAGGCGGTGGTGAAGCGGACATCGATCAGGTTGTCTCACAATATAAATCTGATCTCCGACTTCACTGCTCGAGTCTTGATTCCTATACCATGTCCATAGTGCCCATGTCTCGTTCTTCATCTGCATAATGATTAatctttttagttataaacttAAGGCTAAACTCTGTTTTGATGCGTTAAGGAGTTAACTAAAAACAGTACCTCTAGGATTCCATGGCCAAAGCTGCTTTCTCTCAGGGCACTATAATCAGGTTGCCGATCCCAACAGAACTTATCAGACGGCGTGAAGTTCCACGCGCAAAACCCACCCATGACTGGATCGGGCGTGGTTAACGGCTCTGGACATTTACCGGGGTCATCTGCATGCTCGATCGCCATCTTTTCACGGTTACCTCCATCACCAATCACAATGTAAACTGGACCACATGGGTCCAGTTCGTAATTGTATACTCTGTTCGACCGTTCATAAGCATGCACCTGGAAATAAGttttcacaaaagaaaaaacataacgGTCCATCATATCAAATCGAAAGGCAAAGAAAGATAAGTGACAGCTTTTTGGGTCGGGTCTTACATGTCCGTTAAAGACAATGTCGGTACCATAAGAATAAAGTAATTCCTCCATAGCTTCTTTCATACATTCTGCTTCTCTGTAATGCGCTGTATAAGAACTATACCAAGGTGGATGCCAAGAAGCTACTAACCATGGAGTTACCGATCTATCGACTTTAGCCAAATCCTTCTTTAACCATTCATATTGTTCCGCTGCAAAACACAAGACAAAATTGTTAAAACAGAGTGCAAACAGTAAATTAAGAGGACATAGTTTGAGAATATTATAAAACCTGATTTGTCATACGCAATGTAGGCACCAAGCATAACAAAGTGAATCCCACCAGCGTTAAAGGAATAATATAGCGTAGAAGACGAGCCGCTTTCATTAAAAGGGAAAGCGAATCTTGAACTATAAGCTTCAAATGTCTTGTTCTCTGCTTGCAATTCGATCTCATGGTTCCCTTCAATCACCATCAAAGGAACTTTGGAAGTCAGATTCTCC from Arabidopsis thaliana chromosome 3, partial sequence includes these protein-coding regions:
- the PAP15 gene encoding purple acid phosphatase 15 (purple acid phosphatase 15 (PAP15); FUNCTIONS IN: protein serine/threonine phosphatase activity, acid phosphatase activity; INVOLVED IN: pollen germination, seed germination; LOCATED IN: endomembrane system; EXPRESSED IN: 11 plant structures; EXPRESSED DURING: seedling growth, petal differentiation and expansion stage; CONTAINS InterPro DOMAIN/s: Purple acid phosphatase, N-terminal (InterPro:IPR015914), Metallophosphoesterase (InterPro:IPR004843), Purple acid phosphatase-like, N-terminal (InterPro:IPR008963); BEST Arabidopsis thaliana protein match is: purple acid phosphatase 13 (TAIR:AT2G32770.3); Has 2322 Blast hits to 2305 proteins in 472 species: Archae - 7; Bacteria - 914; Metazoa - 228; Fungi - 75; Plants - 768; Viruses - 0; Other Eukaryotes - 330 (source: NCBI BLink).): MTFLLLLLFCFLSPAISSAHSIPSTLDGPFVPVTVPLDTSLRGQAIDLPDTDPRVRRRVIGFEPEQISLSLSSDHDSIWVSWITGEFQIGKKVKPLDPTSINSVVQFGTLRHSLSHEAKGHSLVYSQLYPFDGLLNYTSGIIHHVRITGLKPSTIYYYRCGDPSRRAMSKIHHFRTMPVSSPSSYPGRIAVVGDLGLTYNTTDTISHLIHNSPDLILLIGDVSYANLYLTNGTSSDCYSCSFPETPIHETYQPRWDYWGRFMENLTSKVPLMVIEGNHEIELQAENKTFEAYSSRFAFPFNESGSSSTLYYSFNAGGIHFVMLGAYIAYDKSAEQYEWLKKDLAKVDRSVTPWLVASWHPPWYSSYTAHYREAECMKEAMEELLYSYGTDIVFNGHVHAYERSNRVYNYELDPCGPVYIVIGDGGNREKMAIEHADDPGKCPEPLTTPDPVMGGFCAWNFTPSDKFCWDRQPDYSALRESSFGHGILEMKNETWALWTWYRNQDSSSEVGDQIYIVRQPDRCPLHHRLVNHC
- a CDS encoding RING/U-box superfamily protein (RING/U-box superfamily protein; FUNCTIONS IN: zinc ion binding; CONTAINS InterPro DOMAIN/s: Zinc finger, RING-type (InterPro:IPR001841); BEST Arabidopsis thaliana protein match is: RING/U-box superfamily protein (TAIR:AT4G13100.1); Has 4823 Blast hits to 3962 proteins in 332 species: Archae - 7; Bacteria - 109; Metazoa - 2197; Fungi - 776; Plants - 509; Viruses - 121; Other Eukaryotes - 1104 (source: NCBI BLink).) — its product is MSALKSRSNSLAGLSLDAVLGGEILIEPPSLPSPPPLPSKSLVPHRPTSQTLFDIIREEYAKEGHKDRTTWQIFREKLRLKRTGSAWTSSLHIPASDILIPNPKHIGTAFRSHSAGLNIRDLVHAIPMSDPPGSSGRAMFTRGSSMRVGSSKNPDDSPDISVLEDGPPSRSFKPQLSRHDSVRDHSEGEENNRRRHPIVTFVEERQMSAREAVAAQEAAEAEAAAAGGSEDEDDDDEEDDSGETEEMKSSSASEPKQTMSLMDLLEETDRQMGLTGSRYAMDEDEEYEEDEEDENNEEEGDSHGGGEGELSCCVCMVKIKGASFTPCGHTFCKLCSKELMAQKGHCPVCSSFVLEFLEIF
- the PAP15 gene encoding purple acid phosphatase 15, coding for MTFLLLLLFCFLSPAISSAHSIPSTLDGPFVPVTVPLDTSLRGQAIDLPDTDPRVRRRVIGFEPEQISLSLSSDHDSIWVSWITGEFQIGKKVKPLDPTSINSVVQFGTLRHSLSHEAKGHSLVYSQLYPFDGLLNYTSGIIHHVRITGLKPSTIYYYRCGDPSRRAMSKIHHFRTMPVSSPSSYPGRIAVVGDLGLTYNTTDTISHLIHNSPDLILLIGDVSYANLYLTNGTSSDCYSCSFPETPIHETYQPRWDYWGRFMENLTSKVPLMVIEGNHEIELQAENKTFEAYSSRFAFPFNESGSSSTLYYSFNAGGIHFVMLGAYIAYDKSAEQYEWLKKDLAKVDRSVTPWLVASWHPPWYSSYTAHYREAECMKEAMEELLYSYGTDIVFNGHVRPDPKSCHLSFFAFRFDMMDRYVFSFVKTYFQVHAYERSNRVYNYELDPCGPVYIVIGDGGNREKMAIEHADDPGKCPEPLTTPDPVMGGFCAWNFTPSDKFCWDRQPDYSALRESSFGHGILEMKNETWALWTWYRNQDSSSEVGDQIYIVRQPDRCPLHHRLVNHC